CACCGACCGGCGGGTCGCCAAGATGTACCTCGAGATGTTCTCCGGGCTCTCGGAGGGTGCCGAGCCGAACATCACCTGTTTCCCGAACGACGAGGGATACAGCGCGATGGTCATGGAGAAGGACATTCCCTTCTACTCGATGTGCGCCCACCATTTCGTGCCGTTCTACGGCCACGCCCACGTCGCGTACATTCCGAACGAGCGGATCATCGGCCTCTCGAAGATGCCGAGAATCGTCGAGTTCTACGCCAAACGGCCGCAGCTCCAGGAGAGGATGACCGAGCAGATCGCGGGCTATCTCGAGCAGAGCCTGCGGCCGCAGGGCACGATGGTGGTTCTCGAGGCGCGACACCTCTGCGTCGAGATGCGCGGGATCAAGAAACCGGGCGCCACGACGGTCACGTCCGCACTGCGCGGCATCTTCCTGAACAAGCCCGTTCGCGAGGAGTTCCTCGACCTCCTGAGGCGGTAGCTTCAGCGCGGCGGGTGGACGCGAACCGGAACCGAGGGCGCCGCGGGCAGGACGGCGCGCGGCCCGGCGAGCGAAAGCGCTTCGACGCCGCCGCCGGCCACCCCCGCGTAGAGCGCGTGGCGCCGCCCGTCCATGACGATCGCGTTCGCCTCGGGGCTCGTGAGGCCTGCCGAAAACGGCGACCAGTGCCCGCCGCCGTCGTCGGATCGAAAGACCCCTTCGCCGAGCGTCGAGATGAAGAGCCGCCCGGGCACCGCCGGGTCGATCGCGATGGCGCTCACGTCGAAGCCGTCGGCAGGAAGGCCGGCGCTCCGGGACGTCCAGTGGGTTCCGCCGTCGATGCTCTCGAAGACCGCGCCGCTCGTCAGGCCGGCGTAGAGGCGAAGGTGATCCGTCGGGTCGAACGCGAGCGCCGTCACGGCGACGCCGGCCGGGAGGCCCCCCGACACGGGCGTCCA
This genomic interval from Thermoanaerobaculia bacterium contains the following:
- the folE gene encoding GTP cyclohydrolase I FolE, whose translation is MDEIRDHVRSIIEILGLDPERDPNLRDTDRRVAKMYLEMFSGLSEGAEPNITCFPNDEGYSAMVMEKDIPFYSMCAHHFVPFYGHAHVAYIPNERIIGLSKMPRIVEFYAKRPQLQERMTEQIAGYLEQSLRPQGTMVVLEARHLCVEMRGIKKPGATTVTSALRGIFLNKPVREEFLDLLRR